In Candidatus Thiopontia autotrophica, the genomic window GGGCAGCCCTGCATTGGCCATGGAGAAGAAGAGCATAAATGCGGCAAATGCCGGCATGGTGTTGGCAACACCGCCGTAATCGTTGATCTGGCGGGAGTGGAGGCGATCATAGAGAACACCAACACTCAGGAACATTGCGGCTGAGATAAATCCGTGTGAGATCATCTGTGCCAATGCACCCTCAACTCCGATAGCAGCGCCAGCCATGCTGCCACTATCCTTGAAGATCATGAATGGGATAAAGAATCCAAGGGTTACAAACCCCATATGGGAGATCGACGAGTAGGCGATCAGCTTCTTCATATCCTGCTGTACCAGAGCCACAAAGCCGATGTAGACCACAGCGATCAGTGAAAGCGTAATCATAAATGTATCGAGCTCACTGCTGGCATCGGGAACAATCGGCAGACTGAAGCGGAGGAAGCCGTAGGCACCCATCTTCAGCATGATTGCCGCCAGCACCACTGAGCCACCGGTTGGGGCCTCTACGTGGGCGTCCGGTAGCCAGGTGTGGACCGGCCACATCGGAACCTTGACCGCAAAGGCGAGCAGGAAGGCAAAGAAGATCAGCATCTGTGCCGTCATCCCGATCTTCAGGTCATGGTAGGCGAGGATCGAGAAGGTGTTGCTCTCGCTGTAGAGCCAGAGCAGTGAGATCAGCATAAATACCGACCCCAGGAAGGTGTAGAGGAAGAACTTGATGGTGGCGTAGACACGGTTTGGGCCGCCCCAGACACCGATAATAATGAACATCGGGATCAGCATCGCCTCCCAGAAGATGTAGAAGAGGATCGCATCCAGTGCTGCGAAGACCCCGTTCATCAGTCCGGTCATGATCAGGAAGGCAGCCATGTATTGTGAGTTTCTGTCCTGAATTACCTCCCATCCGGCAATCACTACAATCACAGTGATAAAGCTGGTGAGGACGATAAAGGGCATGGAGATTCCATCAACTCCAAGGTGGTAGTTGATATTGAATGGCTCAATCCACGGGGCCATCTCCACAAACTGCATCAGATAGGTGGAGCGGTCGAAATCGGTCAGCAGCGAGAGCGAGATCAGCAGGGTGATGATAGAGAAGGCCAGTGCAGTGACCCGCCCAAAGACCCCACGCTGGTCACCAACCACCAGGGTGAGCAATCCTCCCAGGATGGGTACCCAGATCAGTAAACTCAGTAAATTGCTACTTGAATCCATTGTTATCTTCCGTAGTCCCTATCGGTAAATCACCCAGGCCAGCATAATCAGCAGACCAATAATCATTGCAAATGCGTAGTGGTATAGATAGCCACTCTGCAGATGACGAATCACTGCGGCAATCTTCCCTACCCCACGGGCAGAGCCATTAACCATCAGCCCATCAATCAGTTTTGTGTCACCGACCTTCCAGAACAGGCCACCAAGGCCACGGGAACCACCGGCAAAGAAGATCTCGTTGAAGCTGTCAAAGCCATATTTGTTCTCAAGAATGCGATGCAGGGTAGAGAAACGAGCCCTGATCATCTCTGGAATATCTGTGCGCACCATATAGAGATAGTAGGCAGTACCAACACCGGCCATCGCCAGCCAGAATGGAGGAGCCATCATCCCGTGGAGGACAAACCCGAAGACACCGTGGAAGCTCTCACCAACCTGTGCCAATACATCATGCTCCGGCTTGACCTGGATTGCGTCACCAAAGAAACCTGCAAAGAGCATCGGCTCCACATAGAGTGCGCCGATAATGACCGAGGGGATTGCCAGTGCAATCAGTGGACCGGTTACCACCCATGGGGTCTCGTGCGGCTCATGGACACCATGGTGGCCATGATCATCATCCTCATCGCCATGATGGCTTGCAGATTCACGGAAACGCTCCGGGCCATGGAAGGTGAGGAAGAACATGCGGAAGCTGTAGAGTGCGGTGATAAAGACACCGGAGAGTACTGCTATATAGGCGAAGGTGGAGCCAGAGACAGTTGAGGCGTGCACCGCCTCGATAATCGCATCCTTGGAGAAGAATCCGGCAAAACCGGGGAAGCCGATCAGTGCCAGGGAGCCAACCAGTGAGGTCCAGTAGGTGATCGGCATATATTTTTTCAGTCCACCCATGCGGCGCATATCCTGCTCATGGTGCATCGCGATAATGACCGAACCGGCTGCCAGGAAAAGTAGCGCCTTGAAGAAGGCGTGGGTCATCAGGTGGAAGACGCCGGCAGCGTAGGCCGAGGCACCAAGTGCCACAGTCATATATCCAAGCTGGGAGAGGGTCGAATAGGCAACAACGCGCTTGATGTCGTGCTGTACCAGGCCGAGGAAACCCATAAATAGTGCAGTAATGGCGCCAATCACCATGACTACGGATAGCGCTGTCTCCGAGAGCTCAAATAGCGGTGACATCCGCGCCACCATAAAGATACCAGCGGTAACCATGGTTGCGGCATGGATGAGAGCAGAGATAGGGGTCGGGCCCTCCATCGAATCCGGGAGCCAGACATGGAGTGGAACCTGTGCCGATTTACCCATGGCACCAACAAATAGCAGGATGCAGATCACACTCATTACCGACCACTCACTATCACCCAGGATATTGATGGTCTGCCCCTCAACGGCTGCGGTACCGGCAAAGACCTCAGCGTAATCCATCGACCCGAAGTAGAGCAGTATCGCAGCGATACCAAGCAGGAAGCCAAAGTCACCGACACGGTTGACCAGGAAGGCCTTGAGGTTGGCGTAGATTGCTGTCTCTTTCTGATACCAAAAACCGATCAGCAGGTAGGAGACCAGTCCAACCGCCTCCCAGCCGAAGAAGAGCTGCATGAAGTTGTTGGACATCACCAGCATAAACATGGAGAAGGTGAAGAGAGAGATGTAGCTGAAGAAGCGCTTGTACCCCGGATCCTCCTGCATGTAGCCAATGGTGTAGATATGGACCATCA contains:
- the nuoL gene encoding NADH-quinone oxidoreductase subunit L gives rise to the protein MKSVYLGIVLAPLIGSLLAGLFGHWMERKIAHIVTIGGVAISFILALVVFKDTAIDGNTFNGNVYTWLVSDGVSFNVGFLVDQLTAMMLVVVSFVSLMVHIYTIGYMQEDPGYKRFFSYISLFTFSMFMLVMSNNFMQLFFGWEAVGLVSYLLIGFWYQKETAIYANLKAFLVNRVGDFGFLLGIAAILLYFGSMDYAEVFAGTAAVEGQTINILGDSEWSVMSVICILLFVGAMGKSAQVPLHVWLPDSMEGPTPISALIHAATMVTAGIFMVARMSPLFELSETALSVVMVIGAITALFMGFLGLVQHDIKRVVAYSTLSQLGYMTVALGASAYAAGVFHLMTHAFFKALLFLAAGSVIIAMHHEQDMRRMGGLKKYMPITYWTSLVGSLALIGFPGFAGFFSKDAIIEAVHASTVSGSTFAYIAVLSGVFITALYSFRMFFLTFHGPERFRESASHHGDEDDDHGHHGVHEPHETPWVVTGPLIALAIPSVIIGALYVEPMLFAGFFGDAIQVKPEHDVLAQVGESFHGVFGFVLHGMMAPPFWLAMAGVGTAYYLYMVRTDIPEMIRARFSTLHRILENKYGFDSFNEIFFAGGSRGLGGLFWKVGDTKLIDGLMVNGSARGVGKIAAVIRHLQSGYLYHYAFAMIIGLLIMLAWVIYR
- a CDS encoding NADH-quinone oxidoreductase subunit M, whose translation is MDSSSNLLSLLIWVPILGGLLTLVVGDQRGVFGRVTALAFSIITLLISLSLLTDFDRSTYLMQFVEMAPWIEPFNINYHLGVDGISMPFIVLTSFITVIVVIAGWEVIQDRNSQYMAAFLIMTGLMNGVFAALDAILFYIFWEAMLIPMFIIIGVWGGPNRVYATIKFFLYTFLGSVFMLISLLWLYSESNTFSILAYHDLKIGMTAQMLIFFAFLLAFAVKVPMWPVHTWLPDAHVEAPTGGSVVLAAIMLKMGAYGFLRFSLPIVPDASSELDTFMITLSLIAVVYIGFVALVQQDMKKLIAYSSISHMGFVTLGFFIPFMIFKDSGSMAGAAIGVEGALAQMISHGFISAAMFLSVGVLYDRLHSRQINDYGGVANTMPAFAAFMLFFSMANAGLPGTSGFVGEFMVILGSFRANFWIAFLAATTLILGAAYTLWMYKRVVYGKVANEGVAGLSDITGREFLMMSILAAAVLGMGLYPAPIIDIMHASVDHLLQQMTVSKL